A region from the Micrococcus cohnii genome encodes:
- a CDS encoding S8 family peptidase, with the protein MANINEVRATGPRRAGAALAAAVLTGTALASAPLTAGAVDGAAESKGTETKAAESKGAASPLHGLVAAQDVQVDPNADGYDQFIVTYKEGASAAATEKGRAQAWGQAAREAGVSVQEKRQMATGARVVTADKKLQGEDAEAFMRQVEADPSVESVEPDVMMTINREDSSASPLLEPQDSLYDQLWGLHGENGMNVPPAWDKTTGEGATVAVLDTGIVSHPDLDPNVQGGYDFISRAEGARDGDGRDSDPQDEGDWFQGGECGSGTGSGSSWHGTHVAGTVAAATDSEGVVGVAPDATIQPVRVLGKCGGSLSDITDAIIWSAGGDVPGVPRNENPADVINMSLGGGGMCGSTYQQAIDFAVQQGTSVVVAAGNENQPAANVRPASCDNVITVGATDKSGNRSYFSNYGDAVDVAAPGGDTRTQGGGILSTVDTGQTSPQGPGHAEYQGTSMATPHVAGVAALMAAQGQLSPAEVEAKLKENARPIPGECPEGCGAGLVDAAATLGASDGTDPEPTPDPDPEPTPDPEPVDGVVTNGGFEQGTEGWTGNPADFVAEGDQALSGTHFAELNGQGRSNTAVIEQEIQVPEEGGQLSYNVQVDTEETTQYSERDTLRVQVKDGYFGTYTLGSHSNLDAGDYSSESVDLSNFAGKTVTLRFVGQEDYFDATTFRVDDVAVN; encoded by the coding sequence ATGGCGAACATCAACGAAGTCCGCGCGACCGGCCCGCGCCGCGCCGGCGCCGCCCTGGCCGCGGCCGTCCTGACCGGCACCGCCCTGGCCTCCGCCCCGCTGACCGCCGGTGCGGTCGACGGGGCCGCCGAGTCCAAGGGCACCGAGACCAAGGCCGCCGAGTCCAAGGGCGCCGCGTCGCCGCTGCACGGGCTCGTCGCTGCGCAGGACGTCCAGGTCGACCCGAACGCTGACGGTTACGACCAGTTCATCGTCACCTACAAGGAGGGCGCCTCCGCGGCGGCCACCGAGAAGGGCCGCGCTCAGGCCTGGGGCCAGGCCGCGCGCGAGGCCGGCGTCTCGGTTCAGGAGAAGCGCCAGATGGCCACCGGTGCCCGCGTCGTCACCGCCGACAAGAAGCTCCAGGGCGAGGACGCCGAGGCGTTCATGCGTCAGGTCGAGGCCGACCCCAGCGTGGAGTCGGTGGAGCCGGACGTGATGATGACCATCAACCGTGAGGACTCCTCCGCCTCGCCGCTGCTGGAGCCGCAGGACTCGCTGTACGACCAGCTGTGGGGCCTGCACGGCGAGAACGGCATGAACGTGCCGCCGGCGTGGGACAAGACCACCGGTGAGGGCGCCACCGTTGCGGTGCTCGACACGGGCATTGTGTCGCACCCCGACCTGGACCCGAACGTGCAGGGCGGCTATGACTTCATCTCCCGCGCCGAGGGCGCCCGGGACGGCGACGGCCGTGACTCGGACCCGCAGGACGAGGGTGACTGGTTCCAGGGCGGCGAGTGCGGCTCCGGCACCGGATCGGGCTCGTCGTGGCACGGCACGCACGTGGCCGGCACCGTGGCCGCCGCGACCGACTCGGAGGGCGTCGTGGGCGTGGCCCCGGACGCGACCATCCAGCCGGTGCGCGTGCTCGGCAAGTGCGGCGGCTCGCTGTCTGACATCACCGACGCGATCATCTGGTCGGCCGGCGGCGACGTGCCCGGTGTGCCGCGGAACGAGAACCCGGCCGATGTCATCAACATGTCCCTCGGCGGCGGCGGCATGTGCGGCTCCACCTACCAGCAGGCGATCGACTTCGCCGTGCAGCAGGGCACCTCGGTGGTCGTGGCGGCCGGCAATGAGAACCAGCCCGCCGCCAACGTTCGCCCGGCCAGCTGCGACAACGTGATCACGGTCGGCGCGACCGACAAGTCGGGCAACCGCTCGTACTTCTCGAACTACGGCGACGCCGTGGACGTCGCGGCGCCCGGCGGCGACACCCGCACCCAGGGCGGCGGCATCCTCTCGACCGTGGACACGGGCCAGACCTCGCCGCAGGGCCCGGGCCACGCCGAGTACCAGGGCACGTCGATGGCGACCCCGCACGTCGCCGGCGTCGCGGCGCTGATGGCGGCCCAGGGCCAGCTGTCCCCGGCTGAGGTCGAGGCCAAGCTCAAGGAGAACGCCCGCCCGATCCCGGGTGAGTGCCCCGAGGGCTGCGGCGCCGGCCTGGTCGACGCGGCCGCGACGCTCGGCGCCTCCGACGGCACCGACCCGGAGCCGACGCCGGATCCGGACCCCGAGCCCACTCCGGACCCGGAGCCGGTTGACGGCGTGGTGACCAACGGTGGCTTCGAGCAGGGGACCGAGGGCTGGACGGGCAACCCCGCCGACTTCGTCGCCGAGGGCGACCAGGCCCTCTCCGGCACGCACTTCGCTGAGCTCAACGGTCAGGGCCGGTCGAACACCGCCGTGATCGAGCAGGAGATCCAGGTGCCCGAGGAGGGCGGCCAGCTCAGCTACAACGTGCAGGTCGACACCGAGGAGACCACGCAGTACTCCGAGCGCGACACCCTGCGCGTGCAGGTCAAGGACGGCTACTTCGGCACGTACACGCTCGGGTCGCACTCCAACCTGGACGCGGGCGACTACTCGTCCGAGTCCGTGGACCTGTCCAACTTCGCGGGCAAGACCGTGACCCTGCGCTTCGTCGGCCAGGAGGACTACTTCGACGCCACCACGTTCCGGGTGGATGACGTGGCCGTGAACTGA
- a CDS encoding threonine/serine exporter family protein — translation MSDEMKQQHRLAADNGAGVSESREPFEPRLDAEPTEPTVEVSQIPLIRSAHDDAGESGTDGQLPVLAAEDVEPVPDAEPVPDASLVLDQSPPAETVRPDVVMPPPVSGQTLPDAPLSGTPQTDPIPTSVFAATQEHQRHRRGRLRRGAKGKDRGRAVYDESLPTQAIALAGRLSASSYGSRVRSRVRTAREADDAAVEARTTLDFALKLGETMFRFGASSMDVESSIIVVTQSFGIHETEIDLTNQAISLNYAPDSSRGEVPYTLQRVVRNWSTNFAGLGALYRLVEQIADGDITRSQAQRRLVEIRRTPKPYPGWAEVVAAGVMAGAFVPFIGGNWFGAGVGMVSTWIVFGLAVFLENRGLPEIFSTVAGAFFATVIALGLHAADMPLDPSVVVAGGILVLLPTARFVMAVQDAIHGFPLTAGGRLVSAMLVYVGIMGGIMIGVVSADMLGFPPLDLAEEPQGKVAAVVVLVLVTVAAMTHAIIMQAKWTTMLASGFVSALGFLSYEFFDAIGAGSRLTPAAAATVVGFVGRMFAVRLGYPSIVVVLSSTLFLLPGLAIFRSLYGFTVETDSTLLGVAGIFNAFVIIIAIAAGVALGDTLARPITDRFFENARRPAAMVVHQR, via the coding sequence GTGTCTGATGAGATGAAGCAGCAGCACCGTCTGGCCGCAGACAACGGCGCAGGGGTGTCGGAGTCACGGGAACCCTTCGAGCCGCGACTCGATGCGGAGCCCACCGAGCCCACGGTCGAGGTCTCCCAGATTCCCCTCATCCGGTCCGCCCACGACGACGCCGGGGAGTCAGGGACCGACGGTCAGCTCCCGGTGCTCGCCGCCGAGGACGTCGAACCGGTTCCCGACGCCGAACCGGTCCCGGACGCCTCGCTCGTTCTCGACCAGAGCCCCCCGGCGGAGACGGTGCGCCCCGACGTCGTCATGCCCCCTCCGGTCAGCGGGCAGACCCTGCCGGACGCGCCGCTGAGCGGCACGCCGCAGACGGACCCCATCCCCACCTCGGTGTTCGCCGCCACCCAGGAGCACCAGCGCCACCGCCGCGGCCGCCTGCGGCGAGGGGCGAAAGGCAAGGACCGTGGCCGCGCCGTCTACGACGAGTCCCTGCCGACGCAGGCGATCGCCCTGGCCGGCCGCCTGAGCGCCTCCTCTTACGGCAGTCGGGTCCGCTCGCGGGTGCGCACGGCCCGTGAAGCCGACGACGCCGCCGTCGAGGCCCGCACCACTCTCGACTTCGCCCTCAAGCTCGGCGAGACGATGTTCCGCTTCGGTGCGAGTTCGATGGACGTGGAGTCCTCGATCATCGTCGTCACCCAGTCCTTCGGGATCCACGAGACCGAGATCGACCTGACCAATCAGGCGATCTCTCTGAACTACGCCCCGGACTCCTCACGCGGAGAGGTGCCTTACACGCTCCAGCGCGTCGTGCGGAACTGGAGCACGAACTTCGCCGGGCTGGGCGCCCTGTACCGCCTGGTCGAGCAGATCGCCGATGGCGACATCACGCGCTCTCAGGCCCAGCGGCGCCTGGTCGAGATCCGCCGCACCCCCAAGCCCTATCCGGGGTGGGCCGAGGTGGTCGCGGCCGGCGTGATGGCCGGTGCGTTCGTGCCGTTCATCGGCGGCAACTGGTTCGGCGCGGGAGTGGGCATGGTCTCCACCTGGATCGTGTTCGGCCTCGCGGTGTTCCTCGAGAACCGGGGGCTGCCGGAGATCTTCAGCACCGTCGCCGGCGCGTTCTTCGCCACGGTGATCGCGCTGGGACTGCACGCGGCGGACATGCCGCTCGACCCGTCCGTCGTGGTGGCCGGAGGCATCCTCGTGCTGCTGCCGACCGCGAGATTCGTGATGGCGGTGCAGGACGCCATCCACGGTTTCCCGCTCACCGCGGGTGGACGACTCGTCTCCGCGATGCTGGTCTACGTAGGCATCATGGGCGGCATCATGATCGGCGTGGTCAGCGCCGACATGCTCGGGTTCCCGCCGCTCGACCTCGCCGAGGAGCCGCAGGGCAAGGTCGCCGCCGTCGTCGTGCTCGTGCTGGTGACCGTCGCCGCGATGACGCACGCGATCATCATGCAGGCCAAGTGGACCACCATGCTGGCCTCGGGATTCGTCTCCGCACTGGGTTTTCTCAGTTACGAGTTCTTCGACGCCATCGGCGCCGGCTCCCGTTTGACCCCGGCCGCCGCCGCGACGGTCGTCGGGTTCGTCGGGCGCATGTTCGCCGTGCGCCTCGGGTACCCGAGCATCGTCGTGGTGCTCTCGAGCACGCTGTTCCTGCTGCCGGGCCTGGCGATCTTCCGCTCGCTGTACGGGTTCACCGTGGAGACGGACAGCACCCTGCTCGGCGTCGCCGGCATCTTCAACGCGTTCGTCATCATCATCGCGATCGCGGCGGGCGTCGCTCTGGGAGACACGCTCGCCAGACCCATCACCGACCGGTTCTTCGAGAACGCACGTCGGCCCGCGGCCATGGTGGTGCACCAGCGGTGA
- a CDS encoding LytR C-terminal domain-containing protein → MAYTPDRFDDVPEYTDQRGSHREHYAPVAAGGSLLKPLMIAAALAVLIGLFVGVVLPSMQKDDAPTASSSESSASSDEKADGSAASSSRAQVEESGMSEPAGSASSQAGSEREGESADGEAAAGGAAGAAAGGAAGEDQASAAPSSESAGGSDGGSADSSSPAQTAAPQGSASSRAAERAEEEPGDAADADRSRRAAESSAAALQASEKAAADESRKAEASRKAEESKKAEASREAEESKKAEASRKAEESKKAEESKKAEASRKAEESKKAEASRKAEESKKAEASRKAEESKKAEESRAGESSSRPEPSRTPASSDDSQRSEGSAPSSRAASSPVIVFNGTNVRGLAAGYADRLESAGFSEVAARNWRGYGISRPTVLYNQEQFKDTAEAVGAELGYPVVQSPNLQINGVAVVVFR, encoded by the coding sequence ATGGCCTACACGCCCGACCGATTCGACGACGTTCCGGAGTACACGGACCAGCGCGGCAGCCACCGCGAGCACTACGCGCCGGTCGCCGCGGGCGGCTCCTTGCTGAAGCCCCTGATGATCGCGGCGGCCCTGGCCGTCCTCATCGGCCTGTTCGTGGGTGTCGTGCTGCCGTCGATGCAGAAGGACGACGCGCCGACGGCGAGCTCCTCGGAGTCGTCCGCCTCGAGCGATGAGAAGGCCGACGGCAGCGCGGCATCGTCGAGCCGGGCGCAGGTGGAGGAATCGGGGATGAGCGAGCCGGCCGGTTCCGCCTCGTCCCAGGCCGGGTCTGAGCGTGAGGGCGAGTCGGCCGACGGTGAGGCCGCGGCAGGCGGCGCTGCCGGCGCGGCGGCCGGGGGCGCCGCAGGAGAGGACCAGGCCTCGGCGGCGCCGTCGTCCGAGTCCGCGGGCGGGTCCGACGGCGGTTCCGCGGACTCGTCGAGCCCGGCGCAGACGGCGGCTCCGCAGGGCTCGGCGTCCTCGCGCGCCGCTGAGCGCGCGGAGGAGGAGCCCGGCGACGCCGCGGACGCCGACCGCTCCCGCCGTGCCGCCGAGTCCTCGGCGGCGGCCCTCCAAGCGTCCGAGAAGGCCGCCGCTGACGAGTCCCGCAAGGCGGAGGCCTCGCGCAAGGCGGAGGAGTCGAAGAAGGCGGAGGCCTCGCGCGAGGCGGAGGAATCGAAGAAGGCGGAGGCCTCGCGCAAGGCGGAGGAGTCGAAGAAGGCGGAGGAATCGAAGAAGGCGGAGGCCTCGCGCAAGGCGGAGGAGTCGAAGAAGGCGGAGGCCTCGCGCAAGGCGGAGGAGTCGAAGAAGGCGGAGGCCTCGCGCAAGGCGGAGGAATCGAAGAAGGCCGAGGAGTCCCGCGCGGGGGAGTCCTCCTCGCGCCCCGAGCCGTCCCGCACCCCCGCGTCGTCGGACGACTCGCAGCGGTCCGAGGGCTCCGCGCCGTCCTCGCGAGCCGCGTCGAGCCCGGTGATCGTCTTCAACGGCACCAATGTGCGCGGCCTGGCGGCCGGCTATGCGGACCGGCTCGAGTCGGCCGGATTCAGCGAGGTGGCGGCCCGCAACTGGCGCGGCTACGGCATCTCTCGCCCCACCGTCCTGTACAACCAGGAGCAGTTCAAGGACACCGCGGAGGCCGTCGGCGCCGAGCTGGGCTACCCCGTCGTGCAGTCGCCGAACCTGCAGATCAACGGCGTGGCGGTCGTCGTCTTCCGCTGA
- the groL gene encoding chaperonin GroEL (60 kDa chaperone family; promotes refolding of misfolded polypeptides especially under stressful conditions; forms two stacked rings of heptamers to form a barrel-shaped 14mer; ends can be capped by GroES; misfolded proteins enter the barrel where they are refolded when GroES binds), producing MAKTIAFDEEARRGLEKGLNTLADAVKVTLGPRGRNVVLEKKWGAPTITNDGVSIAKEIELEDPYEKIGAELVKEVAKKTDDVAGDGTTTATVLAQALVREGLRNVAAGADPMALKRGIEKAVEAVTAELLSASREIETKEQIAATASISAADTQIGSLIAEALDKVGKEGVITVEESNTFGLDLELTEGMRFDKGFLSGYFVTDTDRQEAVLEDPYILIVNSKISSVKDMVAVLEKVMQSGKPLLIIAEDVEGEALATLVVNKIRGTFKSVAVKAPGFGDRRKAMLADIAILTGGQVISSEVGLSLENATLDLLGTARKVVITKDETTIVEGAGDAEQISGRVAQIRAEMENTDSDYDREKLQERLAKLAGGVAVIKAGAATEVELKERKHRIEDAVRNAKAAVDEGIVAGGGVALIQAGSKAFDGLQLEGDEATGANIVKVAIQAPLKQIAYNAGLEPGVVADKVASLQDGHGLNAATGDYEDLLAAGINDPVKVTRSALQNAGSIAALFLTTEAVVADKPEKAAPGAGAEGMDPMGGMGGMM from the coding sequence ATGGCCAAGACCATCGCATTCGACGAAGAGGCGCGCCGCGGCCTGGAGAAGGGTCTGAACACCCTGGCCGACGCCGTGAAGGTGACCCTGGGCCCCCGCGGCCGCAACGTCGTCCTCGAGAAGAAGTGGGGCGCCCCCACGATCACCAATGACGGCGTGTCCATCGCCAAGGAGATCGAGCTCGAGGACCCGTACGAGAAGATCGGCGCCGAGCTGGTGAAGGAGGTCGCGAAGAAGACCGACGACGTCGCGGGCGACGGCACCACCACCGCCACCGTGCTGGCCCAGGCGCTCGTCCGCGAGGGGCTGCGCAACGTCGCGGCCGGCGCGGACCCGATGGCCCTGAAGCGCGGCATCGAGAAGGCCGTCGAGGCCGTCACCGCCGAGCTGCTGAGCGCCTCCCGCGAGATCGAGACCAAGGAGCAGATCGCCGCCACCGCGTCGATCTCCGCCGCTGACACCCAGATCGGCTCCCTCATCGCCGAGGCCCTGGACAAGGTCGGCAAGGAAGGCGTCATCACCGTCGAGGAGTCGAACACCTTCGGCCTCGACCTCGAGCTGACCGAGGGCATGCGCTTCGACAAGGGCTTCCTCTCGGGCTACTTCGTGACCGACACGGACCGCCAGGAGGCCGTCCTCGAGGATCCGTACATCCTCATCGTCAACTCGAAGATCTCGTCCGTGAAGGACATGGTCGCGGTCCTCGAGAAGGTCATGCAGTCCGGCAAGCCGCTGCTGATCATCGCCGAGGACGTCGAGGGCGAGGCCCTGGCCACCCTCGTGGTCAACAAGATCCGCGGCACCTTCAAGTCCGTCGCCGTGAAGGCCCCGGGCTTCGGTGACCGCCGCAAGGCCATGCTGGCCGACATCGCGATCCTCACCGGTGGCCAGGTCATCTCCTCGGAGGTGGGCCTGTCTCTGGAGAACGCGACCCTGGACCTGCTGGGCACCGCCCGCAAGGTCGTCATCACCAAGGACGAAACCACCATCGTCGAGGGCGCCGGCGATGCCGAGCAGATCTCCGGCCGTGTGGCCCAGATCCGCGCCGAGATGGAGAACACCGACTCGGACTACGACCGCGAGAAGCTGCAGGAGCGCCTCGCGAAGCTGGCCGGCGGCGTCGCCGTCATCAAGGCTGGTGCAGCCACCGAGGTGGAGCTCAAGGAGCGCAAGCACCGCATCGAGGACGCCGTGCGCAACGCGAAGGCCGCCGTGGACGAGGGCATCGTCGCCGGCGGTGGCGTGGCCCTGATCCAGGCCGGTTCGAAGGCGTTCGACGGCCTGCAGCTCGAGGGTGACGAGGCCACCGGCGCGAACATCGTGAAGGTCGCCATCCAGGCCCCGCTGAAGCAGATCGCCTACAACGCCGGCCTGGAGCCCGGGGTCGTGGCCGACAAGGTCGCCTCTCTGCAGGACGGCCACGGCCTCAACGCCGCCACGGGCGACTACGAGGACCTGCTGGCGGCCGGCATCAATGATCCGGTGAAGGTGACCCGTTCGGCCCTGCAGAACGCCGGCTCGATCGCCGCGCTGTTCCTCACCACCGAGGCCGTCGTCGCCGACAAGCCCGAGAAGGCCGCGCCGGGCGCGGGCGCCGAGGGCATGGACCCGATGGGTGGCATGGGCGGCATGATGTGA
- a CDS encoding DUF3263 domain-containing protein, protein MSSASRDQLSEQERAILRLEEQRFRYSGAKDRAIRDRTGLTPTAYYQVLNALLDRQASMAYRPLLVQRLRAMRGTRRRAVRPSPSLQPSPSQEN, encoded by the coding sequence ATGTCGTCGGCCTCCCGTGATCAGCTCTCCGAGCAGGAGCGTGCCATCCTCCGGCTCGAGGAGCAGCGATTCCGCTATTCCGGGGCCAAAGACCGGGCGATCCGGGACCGCACGGGCCTGACGCCGACGGCGTACTACCAGGTGTTGAACGCCCTGCTCGACCGGCAGGCCTCGATGGCGTACCGGCCCCTGCTCGTCCAGCGGCTGCGTGCCATGCGCGGCACGCGGCGTCGCGCGGTGCGTCCGTCCCCGTCCCTCCAGCCTTCCCCCTCCCAGGAGAACTGA
- a CDS encoding uracil-DNA glycosylase, producing the protein MQLIEPLEAGWARVFADHEAAFQAVGRQVQARRAAGQQVLPAPEHILRAFRQPFDEVTVLILGQDPYPTPGHPIGLSFAVDADVRPLPRSLANIYRELASDTGITPPAHGDLTAWTRQGVLLLNRCLTVTAGEAGGHRGLGWEQITQTAVEALAARQTPLVALLWGADARRMARLLRSAGAGVIESPHPSPLSAHRGFFGSRPFTRANAWLSEHGAEPIDWRLPA; encoded by the coding sequence ATGCAGCTGATCGAACCCCTCGAGGCGGGCTGGGCCCGCGTGTTCGCCGATCATGAGGCCGCGTTCCAGGCCGTGGGCAGGCAGGTCCAGGCTCGGCGTGCGGCCGGTCAGCAGGTGCTGCCGGCTCCAGAACACATCCTGCGCGCGTTCCGGCAGCCGTTCGACGAGGTCACGGTGCTCATCCTCGGCCAGGACCCGTACCCGACGCCCGGCCACCCGATCGGGCTGAGCTTCGCCGTCGACGCCGACGTTCGACCGCTGCCCCGCTCGCTGGCGAACATCTACCGGGAGCTGGCCTCGGACACCGGGATCACCCCGCCGGCGCACGGTGACCTGACCGCGTGGACCAGGCAGGGCGTGCTGCTGCTGAACCGCTGCCTCACCGTCACCGCTGGCGAGGCGGGCGGCCACCGCGGCCTCGGCTGGGAACAGATCACGCAGACAGCCGTCGAGGCACTCGCCGCACGTCAGACTCCTTTGGTCGCGCTGCTGTGGGGCGCGGACGCCCGCCGCATGGCGCGGCTGCTGCGGTCGGCCGGGGCCGGCGTCATCGAGTCGCCGCATCCGTCACCGCTGAGCGCGCACCGCGGCTTCTTCGGCTCACGCCCGTTCACCCGAGCGAATGCCTGGCTGAGCGAGCACGGTGCCGAGCCGATCGACTGGCGGCTGCCCGCCTGA